One genomic window of Halorubrum hochsteinianum includes the following:
- a CDS encoding TRAM domain-containing protein produces the protein MVEITDSLACLYTGRVESRGDEYVVTVPASEIEHGSVSVGDTYRIAVLDRDGPVAEGSAEAGDEESSAVPDATGGSAGTPSDDGQRPTSRGAAGAVQPDPPVSEGEVRDVTIETLGDKGDGIAKIERGYVVIVPDAEPGEEPTVEITSVRENVSFANVIEE, from the coding sequence ATGGTCGAAATCACGGATTCCCTCGCGTGTCTGTACACGGGTCGGGTGGAATCCCGTGGCGACGAGTACGTCGTCACGGTACCCGCCTCCGAGATTGAACACGGAAGCGTCAGCGTCGGCGACACGTATCGGATCGCCGTCCTGGACCGCGACGGTCCGGTGGCCGAAGGATCGGCGGAGGCGGGCGACGAGGAGTCGTCGGCCGTCCCCGACGCGACGGGCGGCTCCGCCGGGACACCGTCCGACGACGGCCAGCGGCCCACCTCTCGCGGCGCGGCCGGCGCGGTCCAGCCGGACCCGCCCGTCTCCGAGGGGGAGGTCCGCGACGTGACGATCGAGACGCTCGGCGACAAGGGCGACGGGATCGCCAAGATCGAGCGCGGCTACGTCGTCATCGTCCCCGACGCCGAACCCGGCGAGGAGCCGACCGTCGAGATCACGAGCGTCCGCGAGAACGTCTCGTTCGCGAACGTCATCGAGGAGTAA
- a CDS encoding geranylgeranyl reductase family protein, whose protein sequence is MYDFVVVGAGPPGSRFARRAAEAGRDVVAFEKGTVGEPLACSGHVSDDVWEYVSDDARDELLQNRVYGARFHVDGPDSRAYPFYKREPVSNVIDRVGLDRTLAECAREAGADVRENHTVVGVEERSDRVVVEVRTPADEVEEVEARMVAGCDGPTSRVRRALDLPEPDELLHGVLGFNDASDGGDLVDVHLTAPTFFAWRIPRGDAGVEYGLAAPPSEDVSARFDRLTEAYGATTDRRCSGAIPIGPPARTTSDRGFLIGDAAAQTKPFTGGGILYGMRAADVAAAAIDPDDPSTLADYESGWREELSTEIRLGKAIRRCYSLPEPVQRVGLRALSGEIGVHMDEPSSFFSASNLRALFSRSDPPN, encoded by the coding sequence ATGTACGATTTCGTCGTCGTGGGCGCGGGCCCGCCCGGGTCCCGGTTCGCCCGGCGCGCGGCCGAGGCCGGCCGCGACGTGGTCGCCTTCGAGAAGGGGACGGTCGGCGAGCCGCTCGCCTGCTCCGGGCACGTCTCCGACGACGTGTGGGAGTACGTCTCGGACGACGCCCGCGACGAACTCCTCCAGAACCGGGTGTACGGGGCGCGCTTCCACGTCGACGGGCCCGACTCGCGGGCGTATCCCTTCTACAAGCGCGAGCCGGTCTCGAACGTGATCGACCGCGTCGGACTCGACCGCACCCTCGCCGAGTGCGCGCGCGAGGCCGGCGCGGACGTGCGCGAGAACCACACGGTCGTCGGCGTCGAGGAGCGCTCCGACCGGGTCGTCGTCGAGGTCCGGACGCCCGCGGACGAGGTCGAGGAAGTCGAGGCGCGGATGGTGGCCGGCTGCGACGGCCCCACGTCGCGCGTCCGGCGCGCGCTCGACCTCCCGGAGCCGGACGAACTGCTCCACGGCGTCCTCGGGTTCAACGACGCGTCCGACGGCGGCGACCTCGTCGACGTCCACCTCACCGCGCCGACGTTCTTCGCGTGGCGGATCCCGCGCGGGGACGCGGGCGTTGAGTACGGGCTGGCGGCCCCGCCGAGCGAGGACGTCTCGGCGCGGTTCGACCGGCTCACCGAGGCGTACGGCGCAACGACGGACCGGCGCTGCTCCGGCGCGATCCCGATCGGCCCGCCGGCGCGGACGACGAGCGACCGCGGCTTCCTGATCGGCGACGCCGCCGCGCAGACGAAGCCGTTCACCGGCGGCGGGATCCTGTACGGGATGCGCGCGGCCGACGTCGCCGCGGCCGCGATCGACCCGGACGATCCGTCGACGCTCGCCGACTACGAGTCCGGGTGGCGCGAGGAGCTATCGACTGAGATCCGGCTGGGAAAGGCGATCCGTCGGTGTTACTCGCTGCCGGAGCCCGTCCAGCGGGTCGGCCTGCGGGCGCTCTCGGGCGAGATCGGCGTCCACATGGACGAGCCGTCCTCGTTCTTCTCGGCGTCGAATCTCCGGGCGCTGTTCTCGCGAAGCGACCCGCCGAACTGA
- a CDS encoding thioredoxin domain-containing protein has translation MSQPTERNRLDGEASPYLRQHADNPVNWQPWGDEAFERAREHDVPVFVSIGYSSCHWCHVMAEESFEDESVAGVINDSFVPIKVDREERPDVDSTFMTVCQLVTGGGGWPLSAWCTPEGKPFYVGTYFPLEARRNQPGFRDLCERIADSWSDPEQREEMRRRADQWAESARDELESVPTPDAADPDGEGDASPPGDGLLESAAASALRGYDDEYGGFGSGGAKFPMPGRIDLLMRAYARSGRDALLSAAAGTLDGMARGGMYDQIGGGFHRYAVDREWTVPHFEKMLYDNAELPMAYLDGYRLTGDPAYARVASESLAFLDRELRRDDGGFFSTLDARSRPPESRRDGNESEEGEDVEGAFYVWTPEEVDAVLDEPAASLVKERYGIRPGGNFERGTTVPTLAASVDELAADRDLSPEEVREALTEARTALFDARESRPRPARDEKVLASWNGRAISAFADAAGTLGEPYADIAREALDFCRDRLYDPEAETGALARRWLDGDVRGPGYLDDYAFLARGALDVYAATGDLEPLGFALELAEALVAEFYDADDGTIYFTRSLDGRESGGDGDAGPLMARPQEFTDRSTPSSLGVAAETLALLDGFRTDGRFRDVARRVVTTHADRIRGGPLEHASLVRAADLVETGGIEVTVAADEVPDEWRETLGERYLPSALVAPRPATEAGLDEWLDRLDMAEAPPIWAGRDATDGEPTAYVCRDFTCSPPRTDLDAALEWLGTREESKGGE, from the coding sequence ATGTCACAGCCGACCGAGCGGAACCGCCTCGACGGGGAGGCGAGTCCCTACCTCCGACAGCACGCCGACAACCCCGTCAACTGGCAGCCGTGGGGCGACGAGGCGTTCGAGCGCGCCCGCGAGCACGACGTGCCCGTGTTCGTCTCCATCGGCTACTCCTCGTGTCACTGGTGTCACGTCATGGCCGAGGAGAGCTTCGAGGACGAGTCTGTCGCGGGCGTGATCAACGACTCGTTCGTGCCGATCAAGGTCGACCGCGAGGAGCGCCCGGACGTCGACAGCACGTTCATGACGGTCTGCCAGCTGGTCACCGGCGGCGGCGGGTGGCCGCTCTCGGCGTGGTGCACGCCCGAGGGGAAGCCGTTCTACGTCGGGACCTACTTCCCGCTGGAGGCGCGGCGGAACCAGCCCGGCTTCCGCGACCTCTGCGAACGGATCGCCGACTCGTGGAGCGACCCCGAGCAGCGCGAGGAGATGAGGCGGCGCGCCGACCAGTGGGCCGAGAGCGCGCGCGACGAACTGGAGTCGGTCCCGACGCCGGACGCGGCGGACCCGGACGGGGAGGGAGACGCCTCGCCGCCCGGAGACGGCCTGCTCGAATCGGCCGCCGCGTCAGCGCTGCGCGGCTACGACGACGAGTACGGCGGCTTCGGCAGCGGCGGCGCGAAGTTCCCGATGCCCGGCCGGATCGACCTCCTCATGCGGGCGTACGCGCGGAGCGGCCGCGACGCGCTCCTGTCGGCCGCGGCGGGAACGCTCGACGGGATGGCCCGCGGCGGGATGTACGACCAGATCGGCGGGGGGTTCCACCGCTACGCGGTCGACCGCGAGTGGACGGTGCCCCACTTCGAGAAGATGCTGTACGACAACGCCGAGCTACCGATGGCCTACCTCGACGGCTACCGGCTCACCGGCGACCCCGCGTACGCCCGGGTCGCGAGCGAGTCGCTCGCGTTCCTCGACCGGGAACTCCGCCGCGACGACGGCGGGTTCTTCAGCACCCTCGACGCGCGGAGCCGGCCGCCCGAGAGCCGGCGAGACGGAAACGAGTCCGAGGAGGGGGAGGACGTCGAGGGCGCGTTCTACGTCTGGACCCCGGAAGAAGTCGACGCCGTCCTCGACGAACCCGCGGCGTCGCTGGTCAAGGAGCGGTACGGGATCCGGCCCGGAGGCAACTTCGAGCGCGGGACGACCGTCCCGACGTTGGCCGCGTCGGTCGACGAACTGGCCGCCGACCGCGACCTGTCGCCCGAGGAGGTCCGCGAGGCGCTGACCGAGGCGCGCACCGCGCTGTTCGACGCCCGCGAGTCGCGCCCGCGACCCGCCCGCGACGAGAAGGTGCTTGCCTCGTGGAACGGCCGGGCGATCTCCGCGTTCGCGGACGCGGCCGGGACCCTCGGCGAGCCGTACGCCGACATCGCCCGCGAGGCGCTCGACTTCTGTCGGGACCGGCTCTACGACCCCGAGGCCGAGACCGGCGCGCTCGCCCGTCGCTGGCTCGACGGCGACGTGCGTGGGCCGGGCTACCTCGACGACTACGCGTTCCTCGCGCGCGGCGCGCTCGACGTCTACGCTGCCACCGGCGACCTGGAGCCGCTCGGGTTCGCGCTCGAACTGGCCGAGGCGCTCGTCGCGGAGTTCTACGACGCCGACGACGGGACGATCTACTTCACTCGGAGCCTCGATGGCCGGGAGTCCGGCGGAGACGGCGACGCCGGCCCGCTCATGGCGCGGCCGCAGGAGTTCACCGACCGGTCGACGCCGTCGAGCCTCGGCGTCGCCGCCGAGACGCTCGCGCTCCTCGACGGCTTCCGGACCGACGGGCGGTTCCGTGACGTCGCGCGGCGCGTCGTGACGACCCACGCCGACCGGATCCGCGGGGGGCCGCTGGAGCACGCCTCGCTCGTGCGGGCGGCCGACCTCGTCGAGACGGGCGGCATCGAGGTGACGGTCGCCGCCGACGAGGTGCCCGACGAGTGGCGCGAGACCCTCGGCGAGCGGTACCTGCCGAGCGCGCTCGTCGCGCCGCGCCCCGCCACGGAGGCCGGCCTCGACGAGTGGCTCGACCGCCTCGACATGGCCGAGGCCCCGCCGATCTGGGCGGGTCGCGACGCGACCGACGGCGAGCCGACGGCGTACGTCTGTCGGGACTTCACCTGTTCGCCGCCCCGGACCGACCTTGACGCCGCGCTGGAGTGGCTGGGGACCCGCGAGGAGTCGAAGGGAGGCGAGTGA
- the purD gene encoding phosphoribosylamine--glycine ligase, with protein MTETVLLVGGGGREHAIARAVADDCALYACASNRNPGIRRLADGFETIDETDADAVAEYAAGVDADLAVIGPESALEAGVADALDDAGVYAFGPRAAEARLETDKAYQRRFMEKNAIPGCPDYAVFDDVAAACEYIDDYGGDLAVKPAGLTGGKGVKVIGDQVTSEEAKEYLRDADYDRVVLEERLVGEEFTIQAFVANGDVRTTPAVQDHKRAYEGDEGPNTGGMGSYSDTDRSLPFMREGDYDAAVDVLEAVVDALPDYKGVLYGQFMLTDEGPRVVEFNARFGDPEAMNTLPVLDTPFVDVLAAARDGDPLPELDFSGEATVCKYAVPDGYPTDPDSGAEIAVDEESVGDALLYYASVDERDGRLYTTTSRAFAVVGRGDSIAAAEAQAEDALAAAGDRVRIRHDIGTADLVQRRIDHMDELRD; from the coding sequence ATGACGGAGACCGTACTCCTCGTGGGGGGCGGCGGCCGCGAACACGCGATCGCCCGCGCGGTGGCCGACGACTGCGCGCTGTACGCCTGTGCGAGTAACCGGAACCCGGGAATTCGGCGGCTCGCGGACGGGTTCGAGACGATCGACGAGACCGACGCCGACGCGGTCGCCGAGTACGCGGCCGGGGTTGACGCCGACCTCGCGGTCATCGGCCCGGAGTCGGCGCTGGAGGCGGGCGTCGCGGACGCGCTCGACGACGCCGGCGTCTACGCGTTCGGCCCGCGGGCCGCGGAGGCGCGACTGGAGACTGACAAGGCGTACCAGCGCCGGTTCATGGAGAAGAACGCGATTCCCGGCTGTCCCGACTACGCGGTGTTCGACGACGTGGCGGCGGCCTGCGAGTACATCGACGACTACGGCGGCGACCTCGCGGTCAAGCCCGCCGGCCTCACCGGCGGCAAGGGCGTCAAGGTGATCGGCGATCAGGTGACGAGCGAGGAGGCCAAGGAGTACCTCCGCGACGCCGACTACGACCGCGTCGTCTTGGAGGAGCGCCTCGTCGGCGAGGAGTTCACGATTCAGGCGTTCGTCGCGAACGGCGACGTGCGGACGACGCCCGCGGTCCAGGACCACAAGCGCGCCTACGAGGGCGACGAGGGGCCGAACACCGGCGGGATGGGGTCGTACTCCGACACCGACCGCTCGCTGCCGTTCATGCGCGAGGGCGACTACGACGCCGCCGTCGACGTGCTGGAGGCGGTCGTCGACGCGCTCCCCGACTACAAGGGCGTCCTCTACGGGCAGTTCATGCTCACCGACGAGGGCCCGCGGGTGGTCGAGTTCAACGCGCGCTTCGGCGATCCGGAGGCGATGAACACCCTGCCCGTCCTCGACACGCCGTTCGTCGACGTGCTGGCCGCCGCGCGCGACGGCGACCCGCTCCCGGAACTCGACTTCTCCGGCGAGGCGACCGTCTGTAAGTACGCGGTCCCCGACGGCTACCCGACGGACCCGGATTCGGGCGCAGAGATCGCGGTCGACGAGGAGAGCGTCGGCGACGCGCTCCTCTACTACGCGAGCGTCGACGAGCGCGACGGGCGACTGTACACGACCACGTCGCGGGCGTTCGCGGTCGTCGGCCGCGGCGACTCGATCGCGGCCGCCGAGGCGCAGGCCGAGGACGCGCTGGCGGCCGCGGGCGACCGCGTCCGGATCCGCCACGACATCGGCACGGCCGACCTCGTCCAGCGCCGGATCGACCACATGGACGAACTCCGGGACTGA
- a CDS encoding acyltransferase: MTDDDADATRDDSDATPDDADATPDDADPSRSDRLDRFPTPGPRNSLWSWPDAKSPLAVVRNYVVIVLARICPSLRLKNWLLRQIGVTVGAGVAWGLESTPDVFWPERIRVDDDAIIGYDATLLCHEFLHEEYRLGDVVVEEGAMIGAGAVVLPGVTVGEGARVAANSLVAEDVPPGATVAGVPAAVVSRADAAASDD; the protein is encoded by the coding sequence GTGACCGACGACGACGCGGACGCGACGCGTGACGATTCGGACGCGACTCCCGACGACGCGGACGCGACTCCCGACGACGCCGACCCGTCCCGGAGCGACCGCCTCGACCGGTTCCCGACGCCGGGGCCCCGCAACTCGCTGTGGTCGTGGCCGGACGCGAAGTCGCCGCTCGCGGTCGTCCGCAACTACGTCGTGATCGTCCTCGCGCGGATCTGTCCGAGCCTCCGGCTGAAGAACTGGCTCCTGCGGCAGATCGGCGTCACGGTCGGCGCGGGCGTCGCGTGGGGGTTGGAGTCGACGCCGGACGTGTTCTGGCCCGAGCGGATCCGCGTGGACGACGACGCGATAATCGGGTACGACGCCACGCTGCTGTGCCACGAGTTCCTCCACGAGGAGTACCGCCTCGGCGACGTGGTCGTCGAGGAGGGGGCGATGATCGGCGCGGGGGCGGTCGTGCTCCCGGGCGTCACCGTCGGCGAGGGCGCGCGCGTCGCCGCGAACTCCCTCGTCGCGGAGGACGTGCCCCCGGGCGCGACCGTCGCGGGGGTTCCGGCAGCGGTCGTCTCGCGGGCCGACGCGGCCGCGAGCGACGACTGA
- a CDS encoding DUF5798 family protein has protein sequence MGFGDTAKKIQTLADRAERTYKKISELRDEVDETQETVIDTADRVKTLENEMAEQRAVLDAVAEEVGVDLERVSTEAHIADAEETAADGDGVGDDADDDAA, from the coding sequence ATGGGATTCGGGGACACCGCCAAGAAGATCCAGACGCTCGCCGACCGCGCGGAACGGACCTACAAGAAGATCAGCGAGCTCCGCGACGAGGTCGACGAGACGCAGGAGACGGTGATAGACACCGCCGATCGCGTCAAGACCCTCGAAAACGAGATGGCCGAACAGCGCGCCGTCCTCGACGCCGTCGCCGAGGAGGTCGGCGTCGACTTGGAGCGCGTGAGCACCGAGGCGCACATCGCGGACGCCGAGGAGACGGCGGCCGACGGTGACGGTGTGGGCGACGACGCGGACGACGACGCGGCGTAA
- the surE gene encoding 5'/3'-nucleotidase SurE, whose amino-acid sequence MSVDRILLTNDDGVDAAGIRALYDALAEEYAVTVVAPAADQSSVGRLLSEDVAVDDHGLGYVVDGTPVDCVVAGLDELVPDADAVVAGCNEGANLGAYTLGRSGTVSAAVEAAFFGVPAVATSMYVPGGDDWWKREFEGEDFAHAARATRFLVDEAVDAGVFDRADYLNVNAPIADEERAPLRVTTPSTWYGMRAERNGDGRVGFSDPIWGRMNEDDVPDPVGTDRRAVVDGEVSVSPLSVPHAAEPNAGLDELVEAYEAAVRS is encoded by the coding sequence ATGAGCGTCGACCGGATCCTGTTGACCAACGACGACGGCGTCGACGCCGCGGGAATACGAGCGCTGTACGACGCGCTCGCGGAGGAGTACGCGGTGACCGTCGTCGCGCCCGCCGCCGACCAGTCCTCCGTCGGCCGCCTCCTCTCTGAGGACGTCGCCGTCGACGACCACGGGCTGGGCTACGTGGTCGACGGGACCCCCGTCGACTGCGTCGTCGCGGGGCTCGACGAGCTCGTCCCCGACGCGGACGCGGTCGTCGCGGGCTGTAACGAGGGAGCGAACCTCGGCGCGTACACCCTCGGGCGGTCCGGGACCGTCTCCGCCGCGGTCGAGGCCGCCTTCTTCGGCGTCCCGGCGGTGGCGACCTCGATGTACGTGCCCGGCGGGGACGACTGGTGGAAACGCGAGTTCGAGGGCGAGGACTTCGCGCACGCGGCCCGCGCGACGCGGTTCCTCGTCGACGAGGCGGTCGACGCGGGCGTGTTCGACCGCGCGGACTACCTCAACGTCAACGCGCCCATCGCGGACGAGGAGCGCGCGCCGCTCCGCGTCACGACCCCCTCGACGTGGTACGGGATGCGCGCCGAGCGGAACGGCGACGGCCGCGTCGGCTTCTCGGACCCGATCTGGGGCCGGATGAACGAGGACGACGTGCCGGACCCGGTCGGCACCGACCGTCGGGCGGTCGTCGACGGCGAGGTCTCGGTGTCGCCGCTGTCGGTCCCGCACGCCGCTGAGCCGAACGCGGGGCTCGACGAACTGGTCGAGGCCTACGAGGCCGCTGTCCGGTCGTGA
- a CDS encoding nucleotide exchange factor GrpE, whose translation MSDDDAVDVETPDDAEGDAERTNGTAEATGEERSDGSAAAAGDARSEEEALAAAVAEHDEALAREVAALEADLADTREALRERDEEVDELTSKLARVKADFSNYKERAKRKQEEIRERASEALVERLAPVRNDLLRALDQDEGSDLRPGVESTLEKFDEVLAEEGVKSIEPEPGEEVDPARHQVMLRVDSDRPEGAIHEVYEPGYEMGDRVLSEAKVTVSTGDGE comes from the coding sequence ATGAGCGACGACGACGCCGTCGATGTCGAGACCCCCGACGACGCCGAGGGCGACGCGGAGCGAACGAACGGCACGGCGGAGGCGACCGGCGAGGAACGGAGCGACGGCTCCGCGGCCGCCGCCGGCGACGCCCGGAGCGAGGAGGAGGCGCTCGCCGCCGCGGTCGCCGAACACGACGAGGCGCTCGCCCGAGAGGTCGCGGCGCTGGAAGCCGACCTCGCCGACACCCGCGAGGCGCTCCGCGAGCGCGACGAGGAGGTCGACGAGCTGACGAGCAAGCTCGCCCGGGTGAAGGCGGACTTCAGCAACTACAAGGAGCGCGCGAAGCGGAAGCAGGAGGAGATCCGCGAGCGCGCCTCGGAGGCGCTCGTCGAGCGGCTCGCCCCGGTCAGGAACGACCTCCTGCGCGCGCTCGATCAGGATGAGGGGAGCGACCTCCGGCCCGGCGTCGAGTCGACGCTGGAGAAGTTCGACGAGGTGCTCGCCGAGGAGGGCGTCAAGTCGATCGAGCCCGAGCCGGGCGAGGAGGTCGACCCCGCGCGCCATCAGGTGATGCTCCGCGTCGACAGCGACCGCCCCGAGGGGGCGATCCACGAGGTGTACGAGCCGGGCTACGAGATGGGCGACCGCGTGCTGAGCGAGGCGAAGGTGACCGTCAGCACCGGCGACGGGGAGTAG
- a CDS encoding trehalase family glycosidase, translated as MSSGLFDYSHFPQISGELFRTVQRRDLFEDDKRFVDAEPRVDPDLLFERYLTERSRREFDLASFVEDHFRLPEPVAAAPDLAASRSMEDHVSSLWGALTRTFEDADSAGSTIIGLPNPHVVPGGRFREMYYWDSYFTAEGLAAAGRTDLVDGMVGNVASLVDRFGFVPLGNRAYYDSRSQVPLFYRMLRVLEREGGFDAVAPHVEALRTEHGFWTSGADRVADADDPAAHRRVVGLGDGTVLNRYWDDRARPRPESYHEDRRLADRVPVADRPDLFRDVRAACESGWDFSSRWLADEDLTTIRTTELIPVDLNAVLYGMESALAEWLPRVGRDEAGERYADLAADRREAINRYCWDPDAGFYVDHSWVDGERSDRLTLAAVAPLFTGAATDDRAAAVADRLRSDFLRPGGLVTTLEATGEQWDAPSGWAPLHWMAVTGLRRYGHDALADEVAERWVDLARSSFEETGRMAEKYDVRSVGETTDLGEYDPQYGFGWTNGVVTALSAGR; from the coding sequence ATGAGTTCCGGCCTCTTCGACTACAGTCATTTTCCGCAGATCTCGGGCGAGCTCTTTCGGACCGTCCAGCGGCGGGACCTCTTCGAGGACGACAAGCGGTTCGTCGACGCCGAGCCCCGCGTCGACCCGGACCTGCTCTTCGAGCGGTACCTGACGGAGCGGAGCCGGCGGGAGTTCGATCTGGCGTCGTTCGTCGAGGACCACTTCAGGCTGCCCGAGCCGGTCGCGGCCGCGCCGGACCTCGCCGCGTCGCGGTCGATGGAGGACCACGTGTCCTCGCTGTGGGGCGCGCTGACCCGGACCTTCGAGGACGCCGATTCCGCGGGATCGACGATCATCGGCCTCCCGAACCCGCACGTCGTCCCCGGCGGCCGCTTCCGCGAGATGTACTACTGGGACAGCTACTTCACCGCGGAGGGGCTGGCGGCGGCCGGGCGGACCGATCTGGTCGACGGGATGGTCGGGAACGTCGCGTCGCTCGTGGACCGCTTCGGGTTCGTCCCGCTCGGGAACCGGGCGTACTACGACAGCCGGTCGCAGGTCCCGCTGTTCTACCGCATGCTGCGGGTGCTGGAGCGCGAGGGGGGGTTCGACGCCGTCGCCCCCCACGTGGAGGCGCTCCGGACGGAACACGGCTTCTGGACGAGCGGGGCCGACCGCGTCGCCGACGCCGACGACCCCGCGGCTCACCGGCGCGTCGTCGGGCTGGGGGACGGCACGGTTCTCAACCGGTACTGGGACGACCGCGCCCGTCCGCGACCGGAGTCGTATCACGAGGACCGCCGCCTCGCGGACCGGGTCCCGGTCGCCGACCGGCCGGACCTGTTCCGCGACGTCCGGGCCGCCTGCGAGTCCGGCTGGGACTTCAGCTCCCGGTGGCTGGCGGACGAGGACCTCACCACGATCCGGACGACGGAGCTGATCCCGGTCGACCTCAACGCCGTCCTCTACGGCATGGAGTCGGCCCTCGCCGAGTGGCTCCCGCGCGTCGGCCGCGACGAGGCCGGCGAGCGGTACGCCGACCTGGCGGCCGACCGCCGCGAGGCGATCAACCGCTACTGCTGGGACCCGGACGCCGGATTCTACGTCGACCACTCGTGGGTCGACGGCGAGCGGTCCGACCGCCTGACGCTGGCCGCCGTCGCGCCGCTTTTCACCGGGGCCGCGACCGACGACCGGGCGGCGGCGGTCGCGGACCGGCTCCGCAGCGACTTCCTCCGGCCCGGCGGGCTGGTGACGACGCTCGAAGCCACCGGCGAGCAGTGGGACGCGCCGAGCGGCTGGGCACCGCTCCACTGGATGGCGGTCACCGGCCTCCGCCGGTACGGCCACGACGCCCTGGCCGACGAGGTCGCGGAGCGGTGGGTCGACCTCGCGCGGAGCTCCTTCGAGGAGACCGGTCGCATGGCGGAGAAGTACGACGTCCGCTCGGTCGGGGAAACGACCGACCTGGGCGAGTACGACCCGCAGTACGGGTTCGGCTGGACGAACGGCGTCGTCACGGCGCTGTCGGCGGGGCGGTAG
- a CDS encoding ABC transporter ATP-binding protein: MRSVSKYFDGGDTVANYKLDMEVDDGEFVVFLGPSGCGKTTALRMIAGLEDPSDGEIYFDDDRVDGMPPADRNVAMVFQNYALYPHMTVRENIEYPLKVRGVPPEERDERVAQVAELLHIEDQMDSDPGEISGGQRQRTSLARAIVREPSVFLLDEPLSNLDAKLRLEMRSELKRIQNELGITTVYVTHNQEEAMSMGDKIVVLNDGTIRQVAEPEELYERPRTTWVAKFIGSPPMNLFEGENRGGTVHLAEGNTLPTPAESSSSTVSVGVRPEDIDVSTDAPDTDWTLPGTVKTVEPLGEYVLVNVEVGGSVVNVKVPHTDATAGDAVHLTFDPADAYLYDENGELVA; the protein is encoded by the coding sequence ATGCGGTCGGTGAGCAAGTACTTCGACGGGGGTGACACGGTCGCCAACTACAAGCTGGACATGGAGGTGGACGACGGGGAGTTCGTGGTGTTCCTCGGGCCGTCCGGCTGCGGGAAGACGACCGCGCTCCGCATGATCGCGGGACTGGAGGACCCTTCTGACGGGGAGATCTACTTCGACGACGACCGCGTCGACGGGATGCCCCCCGCCGACCGCAACGTCGCGATGGTGTTCCAGAACTACGCGCTGTACCCGCACATGACCGTTCGGGAGAACATCGAGTACCCGCTGAAGGTCAGGGGGGTCCCGCCGGAGGAGCGCGACGAGCGCGTCGCGCAGGTCGCCGAGCTGTTACACATCGAAGACCAGATGGACAGCGACCCCGGCGAGATATCCGGCGGGCAGCGGCAGCGGACCTCGCTGGCGCGCGCCATCGTCCGCGAGCCGTCGGTGTTCCTGCTGGACGAGCCGCTCAGCAACCTCGACGCGAAGCTCCGCTTGGAGATGCGCTCGGAGCTGAAGCGGATCCAAAACGAGCTGGGGATCACGACGGTGTACGTCACGCACAACCAAGAGGAGGCGATGAGCATGGGCGACAAGATCGTCGTGCTGAACGACGGCACGATCCGACAGGTCGCCGAGCCGGAGGAGCTGTACGAGCGGCCGCGAACCACGTGGGTCGCGAAGTTCATCGGGTCGCCGCCGATGAACCTCTTCGAGGGCGAGAACCGCGGCGGCACCGTCCACCTCGCCGAGGGCAACACGCTCCCGACGCCGGCGGAGTCGTCGTCCTCGACGGTGTCGGTCGGGGTCCGGCCGGAGGACATCGACGTGTCGACCGACGCGCCGGACACGGACTGGACCCTGCCGGGAACGGTCAAGACGGTCGAACCGCTCGGGGAGTACGTGCTGGTCAACGTCGAGGTGGGCGGCTCCGTGGTCAACGTCAAGGTCCCGCACACGGACGCGACGGCGGGCGACGCTGTCCACCTAACCTTTGACCCGGCCGACGCGTACCTCTACGACGAGAACGGGGAACTGGTGGCCTGA